The Halalkalibacter krulwichiae genome has a segment encoding these proteins:
- a CDS encoding DUF441 domain-containing protein, with translation MLILLAVAVIAKNQSLMVAVGFLLIIKWIGLGEKLFPLFQQKGINIGVTVITIAVLTPIVTGEIGFKQLGEAVKSSYAWVALGSGILVALIAANGIDLLKNDPHITTALVFGTILSVALFKGVAVGPLIGAGIAYFAMKIVTFFSNLNG, from the coding sequence ATGTTGATTCTACTAGCGGTAGCAGTCATAGCGAAGAATCAATCTTTAATGGTAGCTGTTGGATTTTTGCTGATTATTAAATGGATTGGATTAGGAGAAAAACTGTTTCCCCTTTTTCAACAGAAAGGAATAAATATCGGGGTGACTGTTATTACTATAGCCGTATTAACACCGATTGTGACTGGAGAAATCGGTTTTAAACAATTGGGTGAAGCGGTAAAGTCTTCCTATGCATGGGTAGCGTTAGGTTCGGGAATTCTAGTCGCTCTGATTGCTGCTAATGGAATCGATTTGTTAAAAAATGATCCCCATATTACGACTGCGTTAGTTTTTGGTACCATCTTATCAGTTGCTTTATTTAAAGGAGTAGCTGTCGGACCTTTAATCGGAGCGGGGATTGCCTATTTTGCTATGAAGATCGTTACATTTTTTTCGAATCTGAATGGATGA
- the icd gene encoding NADP-dependent isocitrate dehydrogenase produces the protein MANGQVIKVNNGVLDVPNNPVVPFIEGDGIGPDIWAAASRVIDAAVEKAYNGEKKIEWKEILAGEKAYNQTGEWLPAETLDAVREYLIAIKGPLTTPIGGGIRSLNVALRQELDLYVCLRPVRYFDGVPSPVKRPEDTDMVIFRENSEDIYAGIEYKEGSDEVKKLIAFLQNEMGVSKIRFPETSGIGIKPVSQEGTDRLVRAAIQYAIDEGRKSVTLVHKGNIMKFTEGAFKNWGYEVAEREFGDKVFTWAQYDKIVEAEGKEAANKAQADAEAEGKIIVKDSIADIFLQQILTRPKEFDVVATMNLNGDYISDALAAQVGGIGIAPGANINYDTGHAIFEATHGTAPKYAGLDKVNPSSVLLSGELMLRHLGWNEAADLIMASMDKTIASKVVTYDFARLMEGATEVSCSGFAEELIKNL, from the coding sequence ATGGCAAACGGACAAGTAATTAAAGTAAACAATGGTGTACTAGATGTACCAAATAACCCAGTCGTTCCTTTTATCGAAGGTGACGGAATTGGTCCTGATATTTGGGCTGCTGCTTCACGTGTAATAGATGCTGCAGTTGAAAAAGCTTATAATGGCGAAAAGAAAATCGAGTGGAAAGAAATTCTTGCTGGGGAAAAAGCTTATAACCAAACTGGCGAATGGTTACCAGCAGAAACATTAGATGCAGTTCGCGAATATTTAATTGCAATTAAAGGTCCTTTAACAACTCCAATTGGTGGAGGTATTCGTTCTTTAAACGTTGCTCTTCGTCAAGAGTTAGATCTTTATGTTTGTTTACGTCCAGTTCGTTACTTTGATGGTGTACCTTCACCTGTAAAACGTCCTGAAGATACAGACATGGTAATCTTCCGCGAAAACTCTGAAGATATCTATGCTGGTATTGAGTATAAAGAAGGTTCTGATGAAGTGAAAAAGCTTATTGCTTTCTTACAAAATGAAATGGGTGTAAGTAAAATCCGTTTCCCTGAAACTTCTGGTATTGGTATCAAACCTGTATCACAAGAAGGAACAGACCGACTAGTTCGTGCCGCAATTCAATATGCAATTGATGAAGGACGTAAGAGTGTTACATTAGTACACAAAGGTAATATCATGAAGTTTACTGAAGGGGCGTTCAAAAACTGGGGTTATGAAGTGGCTGAGCGTGAGTTTGGTGATAAAGTATTCACTTGGGCTCAATATGATAAGATTGTTGAAGCTGAAGGTAAGGAAGCTGCGAACAAAGCTCAAGCTGACGCTGAAGCTGAAGGGAAAATCATCGTAAAAGATTCAATTGCTGATATCTTCTTACAACAAATTTTAACTCGTCCAAAAGAATTTGATGTAGTTGCAACAATGAACCTAAACGGTGACTATATCTCTGATGCACTTGCTGCTCAAGTTGGTGGAATCGGAATTGCTCCAGGAGCAAACATCAACTATGATACTGGTCATGCTATTTTTGAAGCTACACACGGAACAGCTCCAAAATATGCTGGTCTTGATAAAGTAAATCCATCTTCTGTTCTTCTTTCAGGAGAATTAATGCTTCGTCACCTTGGTTGGAATGAAGCTGCTGACCTTATCATGGCTTCTATGGATAAAACAATTGCTAGCAAAGTAGTAACATACGATTTTGCACGCCTAATGGAAGGTGCTACTGAAGTATCTTGCTCTGGCTTTGCTGAAGAATTAATCAAAAACCTATAA
- the citZ gene encoding citrate synthase — protein sequence MSTTRGLEGIVATTSSVSSIIESVLTYQGYDIDDLADNASFEEVIYLLWNGRLPNSAELSQFTQDLAAQAQIPNEIIDQMKAYPIDKVHPMAALRSAISSLALFDETADVMEEEANQLKALKIQAQIPTIVTAFSRIREGLEPVSPRSDLGFAANFLYMLTGKDPDEIAVNAFNKALVLHADHELNASTFTARVCVATLSDVYSGITAAIGALKGPLHGGANEAVMKMLNEIGEVENVEPYIRKALDNKEKIMGFGHRVYKDGDPRAKHLKEMSKRLTEITGETKWYEMSIKVNEMVTREKGLLPNVDFYSASVYHSLGIKHDLFTPIFAVSRTSGWLAHILEQYSNNRLIRPRAEYVGPNKQTYTPIEQR from the coding sequence GTGAGTACAACTCGTGGTCTAGAAGGTATTGTAGCAACGACATCAAGCGTTAGTTCCATTATTGAAAGTGTTCTTACTTATCAAGGATATGATATTGATGATTTAGCGGATAATGCGAGCTTTGAAGAGGTTATTTACTTACTTTGGAATGGTCGATTACCAAATTCAGCTGAATTGAGTCAATTCACACAAGATCTAGCAGCTCAAGCACAAATACCGAACGAGATTATTGACCAAATGAAAGCTTATCCAATTGATAAAGTACATCCTATGGCAGCTCTTCGCTCAGCTATTTCAAGTTTGGCATTATTTGATGAAACAGCAGATGTAATGGAAGAGGAAGCTAACCAACTTAAAGCACTAAAAATTCAGGCACAAATTCCAACAATCGTGACAGCGTTTTCACGTATTCGTGAAGGATTAGAGCCAGTATCTCCACGTAGTGATTTAGGATTCGCTGCAAACTTCTTATACATGCTAACTGGTAAGGACCCAGATGAAATTGCAGTCAATGCATTTAATAAGGCGCTTGTACTACATGCTGACCATGAGTTGAATGCATCAACGTTTACAGCTCGTGTCTGTGTGGCGACTTTATCTGATGTATACTCTGGTATTACAGCAGCAATCGGTGCTCTTAAGGGCCCATTACATGGTGGGGCGAATGAAGCTGTAATGAAAATGCTTAATGAGATCGGTGAAGTAGAGAACGTTGAGCCGTATATCCGTAAAGCGCTTGATAATAAGGAGAAAATCATGGGCTTTGGTCACCGTGTTTATAAGGATGGAGACCCTCGTGCGAAGCATCTGAAAGAAATGTCTAAACGTTTAACAGAAATTACTGGTGAAACAAAATGGTACGAAATGTCTATTAAAGTCAACGAAATGGTAACAAGAGAAAAAGGTCTACTTCCAAACGTTGATTTCTATTCTGCTAGTGTGTATCACAGTCTTGGTATTAAACACGACCTTTTCACACCAATTTTCGCGGTGAGTCGTACATCAGGCTGGTTAGCACACATTCTAGAACAATACAGCAATAACCGTTTGATCCGTCCACGTGCTGAATATGTTGGACCTAACAAACAAACGTATACACCAATTGAGCAACGCTAG
- the hflK gene encoding FtsH protease activity modulator HflK gives MTIKQLLVGFVSLIGVAILALFLITGWYIVDESEQAALITFGKVEDTITEPGLKFKMPWPIQRVEILSRGTYNLQVGYQEEDGEVVEFTREAKMITGDENILFADLAVQWRITDPELYLYSTVDAREVLYNATSAALRGVIGSTSIDDVLTDQRPEVEAKVFENLVELLEVYQIGVSIQDVKLQDVELPTDEVRSAFMEVTDAREERLTKVNEATRYRNQQINEAEGEKDAIISRAEGTRAERIERARGDIARFNALYDEYLVNPDVTRQRLILETLENVLPDTEIYIMDSNSDTVSYLPIRPLERGQNQAAEGGNN, from the coding sequence ATGACAATTAAGCAATTGCTCGTCGGCTTTGTTTCCTTAATTGGGGTAGCCATTCTCGCACTATTTTTGATCACTGGATGGTACATAGTCGATGAATCTGAGCAAGCAGCACTCATTACATTTGGTAAAGTTGAAGATACGATTACAGAACCGGGATTAAAGTTTAAAATGCCATGGCCCATTCAACGAGTAGAAATTCTTTCTCGTGGAACATACAACTTGCAAGTTGGTTATCAGGAGGAAGATGGCGAAGTCGTGGAATTTACGAGAGAAGCGAAGATGATTACAGGAGATGAAAATATTCTTTTTGCAGACTTAGCTGTACAATGGAGAATTACAGATCCAGAGTTATATTTGTACAGTACAGTTGATGCACGAGAAGTGTTATACAATGCGACATCCGCAGCATTACGTGGAGTAATTGGAAGCACAAGCATTGATGATGTATTAACGGATCAAAGACCAGAAGTAGAGGCAAAAGTTTTTGAGAATCTAGTAGAATTGTTAGAAGTCTACCAAATCGGAGTAAGTATCCAAGATGTTAAGCTCCAAGACGTGGAATTACCGACAGATGAAGTTCGTAGTGCCTTCATGGAAGTAACGGATGCACGTGAAGAGCGATTAACAAAAGTGAATGAAGCAACTAGATACCGTAATCAGCAAATTAATGAGGCTGAAGGGGAAAAAGACGCAATTATTTCTCGAGCAGAGGGAACTAGGGCAGAGCGAATTGAGAGAGCTCGAGGGGATATCGCTAGATTTAATGCTTTATATGATGAGTACTTAGTCAATCCTGATGTAACACGTCAACGTTTAATTTTAGAGACTCTAGAGAATGTGTTGCCAGATACAGAGATTTACATCATGGATAGCAATAGCGACACAGTGAGCTACTTGCCAATTAGGCCGTTAGAGAGAGGGCAAAATCAGGCTGCTGAAGGAGGGAACAACTAA
- the mdh gene encoding malate dehydrogenase, producing MAIKRRKISVIGGGFTGATTALMVAQKELGDVVLVDIPQMEGPTKGKALDMLEATPVMGIDSSIIGTSNYEDTKDSDVVVITAGIARKPGMSRDDLVNTNAGIMKAVTKEVVKHSPNCYIIVLTNPADAMTYTVFKESGFPKNRVIGQSGVLDTARFRTFVAEELNLSVEDITGFVLGGHGDDMVPLIRYSAAGGVPLEKLIPQDRLEAIVERTRKGGGEIVGLLGNGSAYYAPAASLTQMVEAIVKDKKRVLPTIAYLEGEYGYSDLYVGVPTILGGDGIEKIIELDLTEEEKAALEKSVQSVRNVMSALPAE from the coding sequence ATGGCAATTAAACGTAGAAAGATTTCTGTTATAGGCGGAGGATTTACCGGTGCTACAACAGCTCTCATGGTCGCTCAAAAAGAACTTGGAGATGTAGTTCTAGTCGATATTCCACAAATGGAAGGTCCAACAAAAGGGAAGGCGTTAGATATGTTAGAGGCAACTCCAGTAATGGGTATTGATTCTTCTATCATTGGTACTTCAAATTATGAAGATACGAAAGACTCTGATGTCGTTGTTATAACGGCTGGTATTGCTCGTAAGCCTGGTATGAGTCGTGACGATTTAGTGAACACAAATGCTGGGATTATGAAAGCAGTAACGAAAGAAGTAGTAAAGCATTCACCAAATTGCTACATTATCGTTTTAACAAACCCTGCGGATGCGATGACATATACGGTATTTAAAGAATCGGGATTCCCGAAAAATCGCGTCATCGGACAATCAGGTGTACTAGATACAGCGCGTTTTCGTACGTTTGTTGCTGAGGAGCTAAACTTATCTGTTGAAGACATTACTGGTTTCGTTCTAGGTGGTCATGGTGATGACATGGTTCCACTTATTCGTTATTCTGCTGCTGGTGGAGTTCCGCTTGAAAAGCTTATTCCACAAGATCGTTTAGAGGCGATCGTTGAACGTACACGTAAAGGTGGAGGAGAGATTGTTGGTCTGCTCGGGAATGGAAGTGCTTATTATGCTCCGGCTGCATCATTAACTCAAATGGTTGAAGCGATCGTTAAAGATAAGAAGCGTGTCCTTCCTACAATAGCTTACCTTGAAGGTGAGTATGGCTATAGTGATCTTTATGTCGGAGTTCCAACCATCCTCGGTGGAGACGGGATAGAAAAGATCATTGAGCTTGATTTAACGGAAGAAGAAAAAGCGGCACTAGAAAAGTCAGTTCAATCGGTCCGCAATGTTATGAGTGCATTACCTGCAGAATAA
- a CDS encoding FxsA family protein, whose translation MFRILLLLIIIVPAIEIAVLILSGNLIGVWPTIFLIIATGILGAWLAKKEGLQALRLAQLQTQQGQLPSGVILDGICILIGGVVLLTPGFITDAIGFFLLIPKTRTFAKALLLKLFHSMIKNGRFVIMTKK comes from the coding sequence ATGTTTCGAATATTGTTGTTATTAATTATTATTGTACCAGCTATTGAAATTGCCGTATTAATTCTTTCAGGCAATCTTATTGGCGTTTGGCCAACGATTTTTCTTATCATTGCTACTGGTATACTTGGAGCATGGCTAGCAAAAAAAGAAGGTCTACAGGCACTGAGGCTTGCTCAGTTACAGACACAACAAGGGCAATTGCCTAGTGGGGTTATTTTAGATGGCATTTGTATTTTAATTGGTGGGGTTGTTCTACTAACACCAGGTTTTATTACTGATGCGATTGGTTTTTTCTTATTAATTCCTAAGACACGTACGTTTGCTAAAGCTCTATTACTAAAGCTTTTTCACAGCATGATAAAGAATGGACGATTTGTAATCATGACAAAAAAATAA
- the pnpS gene encoding two-component system histidine kinase PnpS: protein MYKLRFKLVFAVLSITFFVMAGLGLVIGQFYQNFFIDHLTDRIAKEAKMASFVVGEEGVDPDTAERLADTFASTLDARVTIILVDGTVIADSAADPTQMDNHLVRPEIVELKKGNEEAEIRYSETVNDELLYYAVTITNSAGEDIGYIRLGISTETLAEMNAFMWRILAICFSIAFFVIFIIIYRVANEMIRPIEDATVVANELAEGNFKARTQEGKRDEIGQLSRSINILAYNLGQLTKRHEAQKERMQTLIENMGSGLILINTKGDITLINRTCRSIFQEDTDLWINQLYHDVIKHKEVIRIVQTILMTEEKQRKQIHFPVNLEVRHFEVYGAPVMSNRGKLKGIVIVLHDITELKKLEQVRTDFVANVSHELKTPVTSIKGFTETLLDGAMNSEPLRENFLNIIAKESERLQALIEELLELSRIEQSYFKLHWQNTDLNNILLEVYDLLKEKAAKKNISLKLEREGDTRLEGDPSRLKQIVINLVNNAIMYTSDGGHVSVVLKENGESVELAVIDTGVGIKESELPRIFERFYRVDRARSRNSGGTGLGLAIVKHLVEAHSGQINVESEMDKGTTFLLKFKKQQQNETE from the coding sequence ATGTATAAGTTACGCTTTAAACTTGTCTTTGCCGTATTATCAATTACTTTCTTTGTGATGGCTGGACTTGGCTTGGTTATCGGTCAGTTTTATCAGAATTTTTTTATAGATCATTTAACTGATCGGATTGCCAAAGAGGCAAAAATGGCATCTTTTGTCGTTGGAGAAGAAGGAGTCGATCCGGATACAGCAGAGCGTTTAGCCGATACGTTCGCCAGCACACTAGATGCGAGAGTAACGATTATTTTAGTTGATGGAACGGTCATCGCAGATTCAGCCGCTGACCCGACTCAAATGGATAATCATCTAGTAAGACCTGAGATCGTTGAATTGAAAAAAGGGAACGAAGAAGCTGAAATCCGCTATAGCGAAACAGTTAATGACGAATTGCTTTATTATGCTGTTACGATAACAAATTCCGCAGGCGAAGATATTGGTTATATAAGATTAGGCATATCGACAGAAACATTAGCTGAGATGAATGCGTTCATGTGGCGAATTTTGGCCATTTGCTTTTCGATTGCGTTTTTCGTCATTTTTATTATCATTTATCGAGTGGCCAATGAGATGATACGTCCGATAGAGGATGCAACGGTAGTAGCGAATGAGCTTGCTGAAGGAAACTTCAAAGCGAGAACACAAGAAGGAAAACGCGATGAGATTGGTCAGCTTTCTAGATCTATTAATATTTTGGCGTATAACTTAGGTCAATTGACTAAGAGGCATGAAGCTCAAAAAGAGAGAATGCAAACATTAATAGAAAATATGGGAAGTGGATTAATCTTAATTAATACTAAAGGTGATATCACGCTTATCAATCGAACATGTCGTTCCATTTTTCAAGAGGATACAGACCTTTGGATTAATCAGCTTTATCATGATGTCATCAAACATAAAGAGGTCATTCGAATTGTTCAAACGATCCTTATGACAGAAGAAAAGCAACGAAAGCAGATTCATTTCCCCGTTAATCTAGAGGTACGCCATTTTGAAGTGTATGGAGCACCAGTAATGAGCAATCGTGGCAAGTTAAAAGGGATTGTTATAGTTTTACATGATATAACGGAGTTGAAAAAGCTAGAGCAAGTTCGAACCGATTTTGTGGCAAATGTATCTCATGAATTGAAAACACCGGTTACCTCAATAAAAGGGTTTACGGAAACGTTGTTAGATGGTGCGATGAATTCAGAGCCATTGAGAGAGAACTTCCTAAATATCATTGCTAAGGAAAGCGAGAGGCTACAAGCATTAATTGAAGAATTACTTGAATTATCACGAATTGAACAATCATATTTCAAATTGCATTGGCAAAACACAGATTTAAATAACATTCTTCTAGAGGTTTATGATTTATTAAAAGAGAAAGCAGCTAAGAAAAACATCAGTCTCAAATTGGAGAGAGAGGGAGATACGAGGCTAGAGGGAGATCCATCGCGGCTGAAACAAATTGTGATTAATCTAGTAAACAATGCAATTATGTATACATCAGATGGTGGTCACGTATCTGTCGTTTTAAAAGAAAACGGCGAATCAGTTGAATTAGCAGTGATTGATACAGGTGTAGGGATTAAGGAAAGCGAATTACCAAGGATCTTTGAGCGTTTCTATCGTGTGGATCGGGCAAGAAGTCGGAATTCCGGTGGTACAGGATTAGGATTAGCTATAGTGAAGCACCTCGTTGAAGCGCATTCTGGGCAAATAAATGTTGAAAGCGAAATGGATAAAGGAACAACGTTTTTATTAAAATTTAAGAAGCAACAGCAAAATGAGACAGAATAG
- a CDS encoding response regulator transcription factor: MSQRLLIVDDEESIVTLLKFNLEQSGFDVTTATDGATALSTAMNEQFDLLILDLMLPEIDGLDICKQLRQNKVMTPILMLTAKDDEFDKVLGLELGADDYMTKPFSPREVVARVRAILRRVVPVSKEESVEKTINQIIKFGEVEIYPENYEVYFKKQPIELTPKEFELLLYLANHKGRVLTRDQLLNAVWNYEFVGDTRIVDVHISHLREKIEANTKKPTYIKTIRGLGYKLEEPSVNV, encoded by the coding sequence ATGTCACAACGTTTATTAATTGTGGATGATGAAGAATCAATAGTTACTTTGCTAAAATTTAATTTGGAGCAGTCAGGGTTTGATGTGACGACGGCAACGGACGGTGCTACAGCTTTGAGCACTGCGATGAATGAACAATTTGATTTATTAATTCTTGATCTAATGCTTCCGGAGATTGATGGATTAGATATATGTAAGCAATTAAGACAAAATAAGGTGATGACACCTATTTTGATGCTCACTGCTAAAGATGATGAATTTGATAAGGTTCTCGGATTGGAATTAGGGGCAGACGACTATATGACAAAACCATTTAGTCCCAGAGAAGTAGTTGCTCGTGTCCGCGCTATTTTGAGACGTGTAGTACCTGTTTCGAAAGAAGAATCAGTTGAAAAGACGATCAATCAAATTATTAAGTTTGGAGAGGTAGAAATATATCCTGAAAACTATGAGGTGTACTTCAAAAAACAACCAATTGAACTAACACCTAAAGAATTTGAATTGCTTTTATATTTAGCCAACCATAAGGGGAGAGTTTTAACGAGAGATCAGCTTTTAAATGCTGTTTGGAACTATGAATTTGTTGGAGATACAAGAATTGTAGATGTACATATTAGTCATCTAAGAGAAAAAATCGAAGCGAATACGAAAAAACCTACTTATATTAAAACGATTAGAGGTCTAGGTTATAAATTAGAGGAGCCAAGCGTGAATGTATAA
- the hflC gene encoding protease modulator HflC, with amino-acid sequence MSDENIVDINERRPSDEWKKFMKLGALIIILIVLLATIISNLFIVEQGEFKVVRQFGEVVRIEDEPGLSYKIPFIQSVSTLPKYQMIYDIPPAEINTRDKKRLLADHYAIWRIESPQLMISNTVTLERAEAILGELIFSAIRAELGQLDFDEIINEEKSSRGSFNELVRDRVNEALERNNYGILLSDVRMKRTDLPDENEEAVYSRMISERHATAQEYLSQGDAEANRIQSATDREVTEMIATANADANEIVGEGEAEAARIYNESFGQDQEFYQLYRTLESYEKTIGDETVIVLPSNSPYARLLMGYTD; translated from the coding sequence ATGAGCGATGAGAACATTGTAGATATTAATGAAAGACGTCCAAGTGATGAATGGAAGAAATTTATGAAACTAGGCGCACTTATCATCATTCTAATTGTATTGTTAGCAACAATCATTAGTAACCTCTTTATTGTTGAACAAGGCGAGTTCAAGGTTGTAAGACAATTTGGAGAAGTGGTGCGCATTGAAGATGAGCCAGGATTAAGTTATAAAATCCCTTTTATTCAATCAGTTTCTACACTACCTAAGTATCAAATGATTTATGATATTCCTCCAGCTGAGATTAATACAAGAGATAAAAAACGATTGCTTGCAGACCATTACGCTATTTGGCGAATTGAGAGTCCACAATTAATGATTTCCAACACGGTAACTTTGGAAAGAGCTGAGGCAATTTTAGGTGAATTGATCTTTTCAGCTATTCGAGCGGAATTAGGTCAACTTGATTTTGATGAAATTATTAATGAAGAAAAGTCATCAAGAGGAAGCTTTAACGAGCTTGTTCGTGACCGAGTGAATGAAGCGCTTGAACGTAATAATTACGGAATATTATTATCAGATGTTCGGATGAAACGGACCGATTTACCTGATGAAAACGAAGAAGCTGTTTATAGCCGGATGATTTCTGAGCGACATGCAACTGCACAGGAATATTTATCGCAAGGGGATGCTGAGGCAAACCGAATTCAGTCTGCTACAGATCGTGAAGTAACGGAAATGATTGCTACAGCTAATGCTGATGCTAATGAAATTGTCGGGGAAGGTGAAGCGGAAGCTGCTCGTATTTACAATGAATCATTCGGGCAAGATCAAGAATTCTATCAGTTGTATCGTACTCTTGAATCATATGAGAAGACAATTGGTGATGAAACTGTAATTGTTCTTCCATCTAACTCTCCATATGCTCGGCTTTTAATGGGATACACGGACTAA